Within Bdellovibrionales bacterium, the genomic segment ATCGAAAAGTACACCCAATTTGTCGAAAAATCAGAAGCAGACCTCGTCGTTGACGAGATATTAAGATCGAGCACGATTCAACCCATGGAAAATATTCTTCTAAACCTGAGCGCTAAGATTTCTCGATCCTCAGGTATACAATTTCGCCTTAATACCGAAAGTTTGACCCATCCTTTTAGAATCTTGAACCAGGGGATTTCCAAAGGGGTCGTTTATTACCCATCAGAATCAGATCTCGATGATCCAGATTTTTATTGGAATCCAAATGGGATCTACTTGCTTCGAAAAACCCCAGCACAGATTCATAAGGTGGCGGGCATCATTACCTCCCATTCGGTTTCGCTCATTTCGCATGTGCAATTGATCGCATCCAATTTGGGGATCCCCAACGTCTACATGCCATTTTCAGCTTTAGAAAAAATCGCACGTGAGGTCAATGGGAAGCAAGTCCTGTTATTTGCTTTAGAAAATGGGGAAGCCTCTATCAAAAATCTCGATATTGTCAATGCAACAGAGAATGAGGTCTACCATCAATACAATCAGGTGAAATTTCAGGAGAAAGTTAAACTGCAACTGCCCACGATGGAGGTCTTTCACCCGGTCAGCCTAGATGCACTTCGCTATGATGACAAGGTCGCTGGTGGCAAAGCCAAAGGACAGGGTGAGTTGTCGCAATTATTTACCAATACTGTACCCCGCGGAATCGTACTTCCTTTTAGTGTCTATTGGCATCATATCAACCGTAAATACCTCGACCCGAAAACCAAAAAGGAGTTCAGCCTCTACGATTATATCAAGGCCTTGCTGGCTGACAGCAGACTAAAGGGCGATTCAAGGGAAGCGAGTGAATTGCGGCGAGATGTTTTTGCGAAGATTCGACGGGCCATCAGCCGAATCAAACTCGCTCCTGAACTCGAATCCTATATCATCGCCAAGTTTACCAATCGAGCCCCTGAGGGCCAGGTCGATTTTTATGAGCGTGGTGTTTTTGTTCGCAGCGATACCAATGCGGAAGACCTGGCTACCTTCGTTGGCGCGGGACTCAACGACACTGTGCCAAACGTGCAAGCAATAAACCCAGGACAGCGAGTTTCTCAGGCAGATCTGCATTTACAACATGCTTACAATGTGATGGATGCAATTAAGTCTGTTTGGGCGTCTCCCTTCACCGAAAAGGCCTACTCATGGCGCAAGGAACTCATTGAAAATCCCTGGGATGTCGTCCCCTCTGTTCTGATCCAAGTCGGCATAAATTCTGAAAAGGCGGGAGTTATGATCGTGGGCGATCCTCAATCTAAAGACTTCAGCGACTTGATTTACATTGCAGCCAACGAAGGAATCGGTGTGACGACTGTCAATGGAGAGAAATCACCCGAAGTTGTCACAATTTCTCGCACCACAGGACAAATTCAAACGACGCGTACAACAAATGCAAAAGAGAAGTGGGCACTTAAGGCCTGGCCTCATTCTGGTCTTATGAAGGTTTCTGCAGGAGTTATTAAACCTATTATTACTCAAGATGTAGCCAAACAACTCGCCAGTATGGGTGATGGCATACAAAAGAAAATGGCTTCCAAGTATGGCTACAAAGGAATGAAGTGGGATCTTGAATTCTGTGTATTAGGAAACAAGGCCTTTCTCGTTCAAGTGCGACCTTTCATGGGCAACCAAGTATTTCGAAACCTAGCTTTGTTAAAAACATTGGAGTCTAAAGATGAGAGTCGTCGAGGGGCGAATGACGGATTCATTCGCGCAACCGACATGATCGAGTTCAACCAGTAGGAATATTTGTATGATTATTTTAAATTATTTATCTGTTTTCATTTTGATCTATTCCGGAGTCGCCGCCTTCTTTGATATTGCCAAAGCTTCGGAATCGGCTACTGGAGTTTCGAACGGATCCAAATATGTCTTTAATGCAGTTCTCGTCGATCCGACAGCAACAGATGATCCGGCAGGATATGGAATACGGCCTTTTTATATTTCAATCTTTGAGGCGAGTTGTCGTGATAAAAGAGCTGTCTTGGGCGAAAGCTCCCCCTGCTTTAATAAGTACACTCAGGAGTGGATCCAGTTTATGTCAAGCGAGGAGAAGGTTTTTCCTGATGAAAAAGTGGATCTGGATTATCCTGCCTATTTTGGAATTGAGAATATGAAGCCGACGGAGGCTCTTGAATTTTGCAGATTGCAGGGGGGCCGCTTGCCAACCCCAAGAGAGTGGACCCTCGCGGCTTTGAACATACATGAAAATAAAAATGCAACTGACTATTCTGATCGCCTCTTAGACCACCGAGGAGTTCCAACCAGCAATTTTGGCGGGAAGGTAGTTAGGCGCAGTTCTACTCATATGAACCATTATGAGCCCGCGCCCGCTGTTGTCACTCATTTTGAAGTACTTGGTATAGATATCAGTGGAACCGTCGGAATGACGGGCAATCTTCCTGAATTCGCCGTCAACTCAGAGTCAACTCAAAACCAAAATTCCACTTTTCCCAAGTTTTCTTGTGGGTTTTCCCACGAAGTGAACCTCTCTCAGTTAGTTCAAGCATTTCAGGCGGGAGCCCTTTGCGAAGATGCGTGGATGCCACAGGGTGTCCGCTGCGTTTTTGATTATTCTTCAGAGGAGATGATCCAGATTTTTGATACCACAAAGGTCAGAGGACATCTTCGGGACTATATCGAAAAGAGACAGTCACGACTGAAAAAGAAAATTCTAAATGGGGAAAATAACGGTTCTGTCGTCGGCTTTTTTCCAGGTTTTTTTGTTGATCTGGGAGGGAGCTCAAAACCCCAGAAGCTCGAACTTCCACGTCTTTCTCATTCTCCAGAACTGATCACCGAATTCGAAAAGAAAGTAATTAACTATCAGCACTCATCACCAACTCCATCTCAACAAACACAGGGCGATGCGGAAGAATTCACCATCAAATCAGATGGCTCTGCCTCAGATACGATCGTTCCGCCAAATGAGCGGCTCTTGAAACCACTGGGTTACGGAAAATGACAGAATCGTTTTCTTCATTTCTCATTTTCTCCACTTTTTCCATTTTCTGCGCGGCTGGCGCAGCGGCGCAGGAATCCGCCATCGCCTACTCTGTCGGATCTGGTAAGGCAGACAGCTTTATCGAAATCAAATCTGAAATGATGAGAGTTCCAATGTATTTGCCCAAAGGATCGGCGCAACTTTCGAGAGATCCTCAAGATATAACTTACCTGCAGGAAGCGATTGAGAGAGCGCGGATTGTGACGGGTCAATCCCCTGGAGTATACGTTTTCTCAACCTCTCAAGAACTTAAGCCTCATGAAATCGACTTTCTCAATAGCTTGAAAAGTCAGAAAATTCACTATAGAATGGTGGTGCCAGAATCTCAATCAGTTGCTATATCAACCGACAATGGTGGCTTTGGAACTGATCCCCAAAGCTTGCCTATAACAGGTTCAAAATTGGAGGAATTCAAGGCGCAGCTTGCTGCCCAGGTTGCGAGTGAGGAAAAAGCTCCGACGAAGGGATTGGATTCTTGGTGGAAATCAGTTTATTCCCGCCCCACCAAAGGAGAGCTCTACCAGGGAGTGACTCTCGCCGCTTCGAACGGACTGATTGCTGGAAGCATCTGGCTTTCGTTGGATGGAGTGAGCCCTTGGGTCGCCTCGGCTATGACGGCTGGAATTACCCTTTATGAGTTAATATTTGCGACGCATATTCGTACTTACGATAATATCGTGGGGCATTTTCGAAATCAGACACGCCATCAATTCAATTTTGAAGATGGCCAATCATGGAACGAAATCGCAATTCGTTTTGCACATTCCACATTCATGTCCTATCTCTGGAAAGCTTTGGGCGGCGCAGTGGGCTCCTCACATTCTCTTCTTACACTGCAAGGAAATATTGAAGTCTTAGTCAATGGAATAGCTAAATTTCCAGGCTATTGGCTCGGAGCTGCAAAGAGTCATAATTTGAGTAGAAAAGCTTCGGCATGGGTCGGCTTCCCTTTATTTTTGTTGGGACCAGTCTTGTCCAAACTCGATCTATTTGGCGTGAAAATGCTGGATCTGGTTCACTTTGACCCCATCGCTATAGGCAATGTTGTTATTTATCAACCGAGCCTCCCAATTATTGGATTGGCCCTTCTCTATGGAGGCACAGCCGCGCTCATTCACTGGGGCCCCAATCAGGCATTTGAGACCTTTGCAAATCGAATGGATGACCTGTCCGCCAGAGGCGGGGCCACACTCAAATCAGTGATGGGGAGGTTTCATTTTAGGAGCCACCTGACATCATGGACCGGACGCCTCGTTCAAAGTTGTAAATCTCTCCTATTAAATCAATCTACCCCTGCTGGAATGAAGGAAAATATATGAATAAGTTACCCATCCTCCTTGTCTTAGGAATGGCCCTTGCCTTTGATGCCTCAGCAAAACGCCAGATGATGTCAACCAACGAAGGCATTGTTTTTACTGAAGGCAATTCAATAAAGTTCGGTGTCCTCAGCAAAATTCTTCACGCAAACCCGCTGTCCTCGGCCGATCCCCAATTTAAGCGGGCCTCAGAGTTAACAAATAATCCATCCGTGAAGGATGAGGCGATCATCAGTGCCTTGGATCGAATTGCCGATTTCCATCCCATTCTAGCGAAAAAATTAATGGATGAATTTCAGAAGGAGAACTATCCCGTTAAATATATCGAACTCTATGACGACCCATTTCCCCTCCCCGAACAGATCAAAGAATCGAAAGCCAGTCGTCTGTTTATGTGGAGCGAGATCGCAAATTCCTATCTCATCGACAACCACCTCTATGTTCGCCTGTCTAGCCTAGATCAGGCAAAAGTATCACTCTATATTTTTCTTGAACAGCTTGGCTTTATGACTTCAACAGAGCGACTCGAAGCCTTCGTTAATTTCGTCTACTCATCAAAAGCTACTAAACCAGACAAAAGTTTCTCCCTCGCGATCGCCGAAGAGGCTCTTAACCTAAGACTGGGCGAACTTCCTACCGATATAAATGAGGCCTTAAATAAAAACTGGCTAAAAGCTGAACAATCAGTCCACGCAGACCCAAAAACTGAGTGTTTAGTTGCCGATGACTTGAGCAAAGACAAACAACTCGGAATAGGAAATGACAGATTTATTTCGCTTCTTGACCAAAAAGGAAATCAGAAAGCACTTGTGATCCCAGCTTATGAACTTGCCTATGTTTACCCTCTCACAGAGGCCATCGGAACTTTAGCATCTGCCCACCAATACCAGGATTTATATGGCAAAGGTCTTGTTGAGGGAGCCTCTCAAAAAGCAAGAAATCGAACAGATAGAATCTGCTTCAAAAGAGTCTCTACTCCTAGTAAAAAGGAGCTTGTAAAACTGGAAGCTCTTGTGTTTGATTTTTCCGGACAAATTGATGAACTTCCGCAGGCTCTCGATAAGTCGATTGCCCATTACACAAACTATCGAAACAAGCTGGCCGCAAATTCGCTTCTGGCTGAATACAGTAAAACTAACGAGGAATATCTCAAATCTGAAAGCCCGGGAGAACGAGAAAAGTTGGGCGAATTTCTGAATGGACTAAATATACAAATATTAGGCTTTGAGTCCGGCCTTGCTGGATCAATATTGAGCATAGATTCTAGCAGTATCAAAAAGGCTTTCAAATCAAAGGAAAACAGATTCACTTATAAAATTGTCATCTCATTCATAAATAAAAGTGGCCCTACGCTTGAGTTAAAGGACTCTCCAGTTGAAGAAAGGAAGACGCAATTGCCCTAGCGCAAACTGGCCTAGCTTTTTCTCCGTCGAGAGAAAAAGCGATGCTTTTTCGCATGAATGATTTGTGATTTGTAAATTCCATGATGTCCTGAAAAATAGAAGCTCACAAAGCAGGCAATGAAGGCATAGGGACCGACCCCAAAGCCAAAAATTTCCATCGCCATGAGGCTGCAGGCGATGGGAGTATTTGATGCGCCAGCAAAAACAGCCGCAAAGCCAAGTCCCGCCAAAAGTTGAAATGATACAGGAATAAAAGTTGATAGGGCGCTGCCGAGAGTCGTTCCAACATAAACAAGAGGAATAAACTCTCCTCCTTTAAAACCTGAACCCACAGTCATTGCCGTAAAAGACATCTTAAGCAAAGGCAAGTCAAAGGAAGCGATATTGTTCAAAGCTCCTTGTATATATTCTATTCCCAAACCAGAAAAGCGATATGTTCCCTCCAGATAATAAAGCAGAACCAATACAATCCCAGAGAAAAAGGGCCTCAAAGGAGGAGAGGAAATGAAACGCAGATTCCACTTTTCAATAAAATGGCTCATGAGAACAAAACACCTGGCCGTCAAACCAAAACAAATTCCTGATAAGACAACGTAAAAAGCAATTTTGATCTCAAAATTTGGAATCTCAAATTGTGGAAAGACTGAATGGGGGGCATTTAGCAATCGCGCCGTATAAAATCCCACAAAAGAAGAAATCAAACATTCCCACCAGTGCGACAACTTCAGTTTTCCCACCGCAATTACTTCCATTCCGAAAAATGCGCCAGCCCAAGGAGCCCCAATGGCTGCACTAAATCCGGCTCCAGCCCCCGCAATCAAAAAAATCCTTCGTTCCTTAGAACAGAGCCGAAAGAGTCTAGAAATTTGATCCGAAAGAGAGGCCCCCATTTGAACCGCCGTCCCCTCACGACCCGCCGATCCGCCAAAAAGATGAGTCAATATTGTGCCAAAAAATATAAAGGGCACCATTCTAAAAGGGAGAGCTTTCCTGCAAGAATGAATCTCTTCAAGAATGAGATTGTTCCCACCGACAATCTCCTTGCCAAACCGATCATACATCCATCCGATGAAACATCCAACCAATGGGAGACACCAAATGATCTCCATGTGATCCTCGCGATAGGAAGTCGCCCACTCCAAACAATACAAAAAGGCGCTCGCTGCGATGCCAGCGAAGATCCCACTTAAGATGCTCAAAAAGCTACGAAGGCCTAAACGAAACAGAAATGATCTCACGGCCTGATTGTTAATCCCCATTTTTCATCTTTCACTATTTTATAACATGACTCTCAAGGCTAACTTCATTGAAGAACTCGCTGCCCATCTCATACCCACTGATATTTTGAAGAGTTGTCTGCGCAATATTGGCGAGTGCCTCCCTTGTTAAAAAAGCTTGGTGGGAGGTTAAAAGTGCATTTGGAAAAGTCAACAAGCGGGCGAGCTGATCGTCTTGAAGAATCTGATCCGACAAATTCTTAAAAAAGATCCCCTCTTCTTCCTCATAAACGTCAAGACCAGCGTAGCCAATATGTCCAGATTTCAGAAACTGAATCAATGCTGGGGTGTCAATCAATGCCCCGCGACTCGTATTGATGACCATCACGCCCGGCTTCATCAAAGAAAAAGATTTTTCATTCAAAATATGTCGAGTCTTTGGAGTCAATGGAACATGCAAGGAGATAATATCAGACTCTTTCAAGACCTCATCAAGTTCCAAATACTGAACGCCCATTTCCAGAAGATCAGGATTTTTGTTCTGATCATAGGCTAGCACTTCGCAACCAAAGCCAATCATGATCCTTGCCATCACCGAACCAATGCGACCCGTACCAACGATGCCAACAGACTTCTTATACATATCAAATCCAACCAGTCCTTCGAGCGAAAAATTTCCCTCCCTCACTCGATTGTAGGCCCGATGAATCTTTCTGTTGAGAGACAAAACAAGTGCCACGGCATGCTCAGCAACCGCGTAAGGCGAATATTCAGGCACGCGCACAACCCGAAGACCAAAATCGCGAGCTGCCTCAAGATCAACGTGATTGAATCCCGCCGATCTCAAGGCGATCAATCGAGTTCCAGCTTTTGAAATAACCCGGAGAGTTTCTCTGTTCAAACAATCATTTACAAAGGCACAGACACAAGGATATCCTGCCGCCAGAATCGCGGACGTCTCTGTCAAGCGAGCTTCAAAATAGGTTATTTCATGCTTCGCTTTGAGTCCTTCATTTTCTGCTATAAAGGTGGCCCTTTCAAATCCGTGACAATCAAAGAAAGCAATTTTCATGAAATAGCCCCTTTCAAAAGATACATTTTGATTCTCCGCTCCGCATCTCTCTGTTTTTAATTTTTTTAAGCAAGAACTCCTCCAGAAGGAGTACCGCACTGGATCTCATTTGAAAACCATCAAATTCGTGACTTGGAATTTCTGGCAATCCATGCACGATATGCTTGCCAGGCAATTGAATCGAGTGAACAGGCGGAGGGAGCATGAAGGCTTTTTTAGCAAAATCAGTCCAGACTGACCAAATAGATTTTGCATGAAATTAAAATTCTTTTAAGATAATATGAGCGATGCCGCACCGCTGAAGGGACCCAGCATGTCAAGTTTTGTTCCGGAAAAGCCGTTGAAGAAATACTCACTGTTCACACGACTCCTCCTGAGATCTCAAAAGCGACGATTTGGTCAACATCTGATTCCCACAATGCAATGGGGAAAACTCCCCGTCCTTCTCGGTTTTTTCACCGGCTTCTATCTCTACTTTAATCGCAAATCCTCCCATCTTGAACCCCGAATGAGATCGCTCGTCATGTTGCGGGTGGCACAAATCAACTGGTGTAGCTTTTGTATCGACCTCAATTCACTCATCCTCATCGAACGAAGTGGATCACAGGATTTGGTGAATGAGTTAGAAAACTGGCATCATAGCTCTCTTCTCTCCGAAAAAGAAAAAGCAGCTCTCTCCTACTGTGAAGAAATGACGGATTCCAATAAAAGGGTCAGCGATAAAACACGAGAGAAGCTTAAAAGCCACTTCAAATCTGACGACATAGTCGAATTGACGGCTCTCATTGCTTACCAAAACATGTCGGCGAAGTTCAATTCCGCTCTCGATCTACCAAATCAAGGTCTCTGTTTAAGAAAAAAGTAAATCACCTTGTGAATAAAGTTTTCGACCACTGAATCAATTCAATCTGCTCCGGCAGATAAACAGCGCCACCAGTCAAAACCAGAGAACAGCGAAGAAGATCTTCGATTGTGTCAATGTCGAAATTCTCACGAATTCGCTCCACTGCTCCAAATCCAGAGAGATTCTGAATCAGTTGAATGGCTGTGCGATCTGTGCTGTATTCGACATCCTGCCAAACTGAAGAGGGCAGGGAGATGCTTCCTCCAAAAAAATAAAATCCGCCATCAAGGGTCTCCCCTATCACAAACTTTTCCTTTGAATTTCTTTTTGTCAAACGAACTGCCTCTGAAAGAGTCTCGACCTCAAGATGGGGAGAGTCGGCACCCATAAAACACACGTAGGTGTGGCTCTTTAAGAGACTCTCGTAAACCAAAGCCAGCCGAGAGCCAAGATCTCCCGCTCCTTGAGAGACCACTGGAAATGAGTTCCATCTTTTCGCCCCTTGTCCGTCGGGTTCAGCCACGGCCCAGTATACTTGGAGATCCGGAATTCTCTTCTGCAACTCACTCGCAAAGGCCTCTGTTGCCGCCAGGGCAAACTCATAAAACTGGAGCGCCCGCTCAGGACCGATAGAAGACGCGAGACGCGTCTTAACGGGAGACAATTCTGGAGTTTTCACAAAAATAGCCAAAGCACCACTTGAAGTGCTGAGAGAATTTGGTTTGATCGAGGACCTCAGACTTAGGGTCACGAGACTTTTTCGCTCTTTAACAAAGTCATCAACTCTGGAATGGCTTGTCTTACTGTGAGCCTCAAATGACGAGCCGTGGTTTTAAACCAGCCCTGAATGCCATATCGCCGTGCACTGGTAGAGAGCGGAGCCCTTACGGACCTCAGCTTCACTCCCTTCTGATGAGCTCTCCAAATCAGAAGATGGTCTTCACCGTAAGGGGCTTTCTCGCAAAATCTCCCCAATTTGTTAAACACATCCCGATGCATACAAAAGCCCTGATCTCCAAAAGGTAGGCCTAAGATCCGGGAGCGAAAGCAAACACCGACTCTGTTTAAAACCATCATCCAGGGACCATCATTTAAAAACTTCAAATCAAAAAAATAAAGGCGAGTTGAATCCTGTTCGACTGACTTTTTGAGTTTGCGCACAGCCGATTGTTCAATCTTCGAATCACAGTGAAGAAACCAAAGAAAATCCGATCTGGCTGCCTGCGCACCTGAATTGAGTTGTTTTGCCCTTCCTGGGGCAGAAAAAATCCATCTGACAGTACAGGGCAATTTCGCAGACTTCGCAAGTTTCTCCAACTCATCTTTAAGGGATGTTTCTGACACGATCAAGATCTCGTCGTCTCTGTCCAATGCGGCCAAATCTGGCAGGAGTGCCTTCCATAAGTCATCTTTCTCGGCTACTGGTATAACGACCGAAATCGTTTTATTTACCAAGTCTAACAGCAAGATCCCACCCCACTCAAGTCAGTGACTCCTCCCGATTGCGAGACAGGAGCACAATCAAAAAGCCCATAATGAGTCTCCTGGCCGCCGGCAACTCTGAAAAATTCTCCATAGCGAGAATCCCGTAGCATCATGGCGGTATTTCCACAGACCAACATGGGCTTTCCTCTTTCGAATACATGGTGATCATCTAGGACAAAAGCAAAAGGACTATCCGATAATCCTCCAAGATAGGTGGCAACTTGTCCATAGTCTTCGCAACGATCCTCAAGAGGGAGCTTGAATGCTCTCACTGTCATTGAGTAGAACTCGATCAAACCCGCCTTTCTCTCTATTTCTGGATTAAGAAGAGCAATGCGAGAACGTCCCATCAAACGGTAGTCCTTACAACCCATCTGCAGAAGGAGGCGCCGAAAATCCTCAGTATAAAGCGCTCCCCCAAGACACTCCCCCACAAGAATCGGATCCTGAGTCAATTCCTTTGGAATTCTTCGACTTGAAAAGACATCCGAAAAATAGAGCTCACCTCCTGGCTTTAAAACTCGAAAAATTTCCGAAAATACTCTCTCCTTGTTTGGAGAAAGGTTCACCACGCAATTTGAGACGACGGCATCGATTGATTCACTCTTGATGCCGGCTCCTTCTAGATCTTCGATATAAGCCTTGATGAACTCCACGTTTGATTTCAAAAATCCAAATTTTTGTCTGTGATAGTCGACATGCCTTTCTGCAACCTTAATCTGCTCTTCCGTCATATCAATGCCGATAACTCGTCCTCTCGGACCAACAAGCTTTGATAAAATGAAGCAGTCGCGACCAGTTCCACTTCCTAAGTCGAGAACGGTCTTTCCCTCGAGTGCGTGGGGAATTGGCGAACCGCACCCATAAAATTTATCTTTTACCTCATCATGGATATCTTTTAGTATTTCTCGCAAATGAATTGGCATGCTCTCTGTCGGACAGCAGGCACTTGTCTTTAAATCCAAACTCGAATTTAGGATTTTTCCATAATACTCTTTTACGGATTCTAAACTTTGAGCGTTTTGGTCCATTTCAGTTCTCCTTATTTTCATTCCATTTTATATTCTAAACCAGGGCACCGGAACAAGAACTTCCAGCTCCTGCAGTGCACGCGTAACAGTGATTCTCATACCTAATCAAATCTCCCTCAAAATCATCAAATGATGAAATATCCCAGACAGTGCGACGACTGGCTCCCAAGGGTAACTCCAACATTTGATTGAAATCACAATCAAAAAGCTCACCATTCCAACTCACAGAAAGAAGACTTCGGCACATCACTCCCTCTGCAACTGCTGGGTTGAAACTGTTCGACAATAGCTCCATGTATTGAGTCAGTTTTCCAGCTCTTTGTAGATCAGAGAGAAAACGCCTGATCGGCATGTTCGTTATGGTATAGAGTCGATTAAATTCGATGCCAAACAACTCTTTGAGCTCAGTCCTATAGGCAGGCTCAAGTTTTTTTTGATCAGGTGGCAGGAAAGGGCCCAAAGGATTATAAACAAGATCGAGAATCAATTTTGTGTCTTGTTGGGCATAGCCCAAATTATTAAGCAGTCTGAGTGCTTCTATGCTTTTATCAAAAACACCACGGCCTCTCTGTTTTTCCACATTTTCTTTCGAGTAACAAGGAAGGGAAGCCACAACCTGAACTTCATGTTCCTTTAAAAAACAGGCCGTTTCCTCCTGACCTGGTTCATAAAGGACAGTGAGATTGCAACGATCGATGACAATTTTTCCAAGCTTTCTTCCCGCACTCACCAGCCTGCGAAAGTGAGGATTTAATTCGGGAGCGCCTCCCGTGATATCAACTGTGTGAATCGTCTTTGACTTTTCCAACAGTTCAATCACGCGATCAACAACCGCTCCCTCCATGTTTTCGGTGCGCTTCGGTCCCGCTTCTACGTGACAGTGATGACAGGCCAAATTGCAGAGCCGGCCGATGTTGACTTGGAGTGTTCCAAGCACACCGCGCTTCATCTGAAGTCCATGAATGGCTATATTTTCTTCAAAAGATATCACAATAGAATTTTCCTATAGTCCAGCCACAATGGCGATCAGAATTGCGATCGTCATCTTAAGATCTCCTCCATTTGTGGTATTTTGACAAAAATTCAAGCGCCTTCTGAGGGGCATTCGCTCTTTTCCACACTCCGGCCGCGTATTTATTTGCTTCTGCAAAAGTGGGATAAATATGGATGGTTCCGAGAATCTTGTTCAGTCCGAGTCCGTGTTTCATGGCTGCCACATACTCGGCGATTATTTCACCTGCGTGACTCCCCAGGATCGTCGCTCCTAAAATTCGATCGCTTCCCGGAGAAGTGAGAAGTTTGACAAATCCATGAGCCTCTCCCTCGGCGATAGCGCGATCCAAATCCTCAATTCCGTAGCGGGTCACCTCGTAGGCAATCCCCTTTTCTTTTGCTTCCATCTCGTTGAGCCCAACCCGAGCCACTTCGGGATCCGTAAAAGTGCACCAAGGGATCACTCGATAATCAACCTTGTACTTCTTAAATGGACTAAAGAGTGCATTGACGGCCACGTACCAAGCCTGATGGCTCGCTGTATGTGTGAATTGGTAAGGCCCCGTCACATCTCCAACCACATATATGTTCGGATAATTTGTGACTCTGAGATGTTGATCAGCTACAACGGTCCCCCCTGAAGAGATTTCAACACCCAATTCTTCGAGACCAAATCCTTTCACATTCGCCTTGCGGCCCAGTGCTATTAAGACCTCATCAAACGGAATTCGCAATTCCCTCCCAAGCGACTCACACACCAGGACTCTCTCATTTTTTCCAGTTGTTTCAAAACTCAAGGCCTTGTGGCCAACCAAAACAGAAACACCCTCATTCCGAAACTTCTCAGTAACAAATGATGAGACCTCTTCGTCTTCTCGATTCAGGATCCGAGGGGCCATTTCGACAAGACTCACTTGTGACCCAAATCGTGCAAAGCTTTGAGCCAACTCACAACCAATAGGGCCGCCACCAAGAACAACAAGTCTGCGAGGAAGGGTTCGCAAATTCCATAGCGTGTCGCTGGTCAGATAAGGCACTTCTGACAGTCCAGGAAGGGGGGGCACCAAAGGAGACGCCCCCGTTGCGACGACAATATTTTTTGTCCTCAAAATTTTTCCATTCACTTCAACTTCGTAAGGGGAGAGTATTTTAGCCGTTCCCTGAAAACATTCGACACCCATTTTTGAATAGCGCTCAATCGAATCGTGCGGTTCGATCTCCTTGATAATTTTCTGTACGCGGTCCATCACTTTTGAAAAATCCATTTTAACCGATGGATTTTCGAATCCAAATTCTATCGCCCGCTCAAAGTAACTAAAAATTTTGGCGGAGCGAATCAAAGCCTTGCTTGGAACGCATCCGGTATTCAGACAATCGCCTCCCATTTTGTGTTTTTCGATGAGTGCGACTTTGGCTTTGATCGCAGCTGCGATATAGGCCGACACAAGTCCTCCAGATCCTCCTCCGATCACAACCATATTGAAATCGAAGGATTTGGGTCTTT encodes:
- a CDS encoding methyltransferase domain-containing protein — encoded protein: MDQNAQSLESVKEYYGKILNSSLDLKTSACCPTESMPIHLREILKDIHDEVKDKFYGCGSPIPHALEGKTVLDLGSGTGRDCFILSKLVGPRGRVIGIDMTEEQIKVAERHVDYHRQKFGFLKSNVEFIKAYIEDLEGAGIKSESIDAVVSNCVVNLSPNKERVFSEIFRVLKPGGELYFSDVFSSRRIPKELTQDPILVGECLGGALYTEDFRRLLLQMGCKDYRLMGRSRIALLNPEIERKAGLIEFYSMTVRAFKLPLEDRCEDYGQVATYLGGLSDSPFAFVLDDHHVFERGKPMLVCGNTAMMLRDSRYGEFFRVAGGQETHYGLFDCAPVSQSGGVTDLSGVGSCC
- the arsS gene encoding arsenosugar biosynthesis radical SAM protein ArsS (Some members of this family are selenoproteins.), which translates into the protein MKRGVLGTLQVNIGRLCNLACHHCHVEAGPKRTENMEGAVVDRVIELLEKSKTIHTVDITGGAPELNPHFRRLVSAGRKLGKIVIDRCNLTVLYEPGQEETACFLKEHEVQVVASLPCYSKENVEKQRGRGVFDKSIEALRLLNNLGYAQQDTKLILDLVYNPLGPFLPPDQKKLEPAYRTELKELFGIEFNRLYTITNMPIRRFLSDLQRAGKLTQYMELLSNSFNPAVAEGVMCRSLLSVSWNGELFDCDFNQMLELPLGASRRTVWDISSFDDFEGDLIRYENHCYACTAGAGSSCSGALV
- a CDS encoding FAD-dependent oxidoreductase, with translation MSKKIGGRLSLVAFLCLLFVAYRWFDLGQYLSLESLKVHQASLHSFYLEHPGIVAVIFAIVYVLSTALSLPGATILTLAGGAIFGLGLGVALVSFSSTLGATLAFLASRFFLRDLIQDKFKDKITKVNQGIKKEGAFYLLTLRLVPIFPFFLINLVMGLTSIRTMTYFFVSQIGMLPGTIVYVNAGTQLAKIDSLNGILSPELLFSFSLIGILPLLSKWALEFYRSGKYIRKYKRPKSFDFNMVVIGGGSGGLVSAYIAAAIKAKVALIEKHKMGGDCLNTGCVPSKALIRSAKIFSYFERAIEFGFENPSVKMDFSKVMDRVQKIIKEIEPHDSIERYSKMGVECFQGTAKILSPYEVEVNGKILRTKNIVVATGASPLVPPLPGLSEVPYLTSDTLWNLRTLPRRLVVLGGGPIGCELAQSFARFGSQVSLVEMAPRILNREDEEVSSFVTEKFRNEGVSVLVGHKALSFETTGKNERVLVCESLGRELRIPFDEVLIALGRKANVKGFGLEELGVEISSGGTVVADQHLRVTNYPNIYVVGDVTGPYQFTHTASHQAWYVAVNALFSPFKKYKVDYRVIPWCTFTDPEVARVGLNEMEAKEKGIAYEVTRYGIEDLDRAIAEGEAHGFVKLLTSPGSDRILGATILGSHAGEIIAEYVAAMKHGLGLNKILGTIHIYPTFAEANKYAAGVWKRANAPQKALEFLSKYHKWRRS